A region of the Kribbella sp. NBC_01245 genome:
CAAAAGGCGCCGCTATCCAAATCCTGAGCGTTCGGCTCTGGGCGAGGGGCGACCGAGGGGTTACTTCGTGACGATGGGCATTTGGGTGAGGGCGCATTCGATCCAGGTTGTGCCGGGAGCTAGGAGGAGGGGTTTGCCGTTGGTGGTGGTGAATTTGAAGGGATCCGGGACCGCGCCTTTGGACCAGCGGCCGTTGATGACCTTGTTGCCGGTGAAGAGTTGGAGGTCGCCGGAGGCGTCGAAGAGGTCGAGGGTGGTCATGCTCGGTCTGGCCTGAGCGAAGCTGGTGTCGCGGGCGGCTTTCAGGACGATGACGTTGTCCGCGGTGACCTGGGTGCCGTTTTCGAGCAGGTGGCGCGACCACTTCTCGGCGCGGAGCCAGCGGCGGGTGCGGGCGTCGTACTTCCAGGTCACGCTGGCTGGTCCGCCGTACCCGATCGCCACCGAGGCGGCCTTCTTGCCTTGGAGTTGGGCGGTGGATTGGGCGGCGTCGGGCGCGTAGGCGAAGTACGGTATCGGGGCCGTCTTGCGGTCGGTCAGCGCGAGCAGTTTGGCGGGTTGGGCGAAGACGTGGTTCGGGGCTCGCCGGGTGCGGTCGATCTTGTACGTCCCGGAGGGCACGCGCAACGTGCCGAGGTTGGCGAGGCCCGAGGCGCGGTCCATGTATTCGAGCACCCACTTGTCGGCCATCGTGTTGGCGATGACGCCTTTGGTCGGGCCGATCAGCGCGGAGTCCATTGGGCGCAGAGAGCGTACGGGGCCGATCTGGGCCGGCAGGCGGGAGTGGAAGATCGCGGCGAGCCGGGTGGTGCCGGTGGCGATGGGTTCGACGAACACGATGTCAGCGTTGCCGAGTCCGCGGTGTGGATGGGCGTCCGCGGTGTTGGAGATCTTCACCGTGATCGCGGGCCGATGGGCAAGGTCCTGCTCGGTCCGTACGCCGGTCAATGGCGCGCGTCCGGCCATGCTCACGCCACCCTCGCCGGCCGGCGTCGTCGTCGCGGTACCGGGCGACCCGGGCAATCCGCTGTCCCACGTGCAAGCGGGGATGACGGCCAGCACGGTCAAACCGACCAGCGCCGGCGTGGTCGCGAACCGAGGTCCTCGGCGTACCGCGCGCACTCGTTCCATGGCTATACAGTGCCCCGCTCCAGCCATCACGAGCGGTAACCGGCGCGGCGCGTCCCGGCGCCCGAAATTGGTTGCTGAGGGCAAGAGGTTGTTTTCGGGGTGTGATCTTGACACGCGGTGTGCGGGCGAGGACTCTCGGAGAGGGACCCAGGGGGCGTGACCGGTTCGGATGGGCTGGTCTGAGCTGGGTGGGGGAGGAATGCGGCGTGCTGTTCGAGGAATATGGCCAGCCGTGAGGCGGTCCGCGCCAGACCCGGGCCGCTGCTGAAGGTCGAGGCCGAGAAGGCGCAACGCCTTCTGCAGCAGAGCGTGCGCCTGGTCGCCGATTTGCCGAAAGACTCGTCGGCCGATGTCGTCTGGGTGCAAGGCGCCAGCGAGTTGCTCGTACGCACCGGGTCGATCGGTCTGGACTGCCGCGAGGGTCTGATCACCGTGACGCTCACCGTCACGTGCGACCAGTTGCGCGAGGACGCGCTGATCCAGGTCCCGTTCGCGGTCGGTACTGATCGGGCGCCTGCCGGGCTGGTGATGTCCGCACTCACCCGGCCGGTCGGCGTTGACCTGGTGATCGACGAGTGGTCGTCCGCGCTGACTGCGTTCGCGTGGGAGGCGGTGCTGCATCTGGCGCAGACGCTCTGCGCGCAAGAGGGCGCGTTCGTGCCGGCTTCGATCGCGGCCGCCCGCGGCGTACTGCTGATCCTGCCGGTGGAGCGACGACCATGACGATGACCGCGGACAGCCTCGACTCGTTCGGCCGACTGGCGACGGCGATCGGCCTGCTCGATCCGAACGGCCAGCCCAACTCGTCCTGGTTCGGCGACCCCCTCGGAGCCACCGCGACGACCGGCAACCAGCACGGCCTGCGGCACCTGCTCGCGGACGACGCGCAGCGCACCGCGTTGTTCGAGTTCGTCGACGAGATCCTCGGGCCGCCGGACCAGCGGGTGCGTTCCGGCAAAACGTGGGTGCCTCTGTTCAGCGAACAAAGCATCACCTTGTACGCCGTGGTGGAGGCCGTCGCGGGCCAGGTCGAGCTGGGAATCGGCGTCGACCACAACACGGGTACGACGCTCCCCCGCGTTTCGACCCGGATCCACGTGCCGGTCTTCCGCTTCGCGCGACGGGGTGGTCCCGCCCTCGCCGGCACGGGCGACCTGCCGGCCTGGCTGATGCTCGGCACGCCCGGCGCCCGGATCGGGATCACCGTCGACGCGACCTTCACCGACACCACGCCACCGCCCGGCGAGGCGGGATTGGCCGGGGTCTCGGTCGGTCTCGGCATCCCGACCGCCAGCGGCGACGACCTCTCCATAGAGTTCGAGCTGCAAGGCCTACAGCTCCCCGGCGCCCAAGCCCCGCGCACGTTCTCGTTCGACGCGAGCAGTCTCGAAGAGCTCGGCACCGACGTATTCGACCTGGTACTCGGCCTCGTCCGTGCCCAGGCCGACGCCCTCAGCGGACTCGATCCAGCCCTCGCGCCGTTCCGCGCGGTCGCCGGTCTAATAGGCCTGAGGGACGTCGGCGGCCTACCCCCGCTACCGCTCGCCGATTTGCCGACACAAGGCATCTCCGCGCTGGTCGAGTGGGTCGAGCAAGTCCTGTCCGACAACACGGCCCGCGACGCCTGGCTGGGTGAACTCGCCGGCCTCCTCGGCGGCACGCTCATCCCTGCCGACGACGCCGTCCGGGTCACCGCAGGCCCACTCGAATTCGTCATCGGCATCCGCGTCGAACCGGGCTCGGCCGGTCATCCCCTGCTCATTCCTTGGGCCGAGATCGCCCTCAATACCGGAACGGGCGCCCGCGCCAGGCTCACCGC
Encoded here:
- a CDS encoding DUF3048 domain-containing protein; the protein is MERVRAVRRGPRFATTPALVGLTVLAVIPACTWDSGLPGSPGTATTTPAGEGGVSMAGRAPLTGVRTEQDLAHRPAITVKISNTADAHPHRGLGNADIVFVEPIATGTTRLAAIFHSRLPAQIGPVRSLRPMDSALIGPTKGVIANTMADKWVLEYMDRASGLANLGTLRVPSGTYKIDRTRRAPNHVFAQPAKLLALTDRKTAPIPYFAYAPDAAQSTAQLQGKKAASVAIGYGGPASVTWKYDARTRRWLRAEKWSRHLLENGTQVTADNVIVLKAARDTSFAQARPSMTTLDLFDASGDLQLFTGNKVINGRWSKGAVPDPFKFTTTNGKPLLLAPGTTWIECALTQMPIVTK